A genomic stretch from Penaeus vannamei isolate JL-2024 chromosome 6, ASM4276789v1, whole genome shotgun sequence includes:
- the ssh gene encoding uncharacterized protein ssh isoform X7 — MDSLESKRPPSPESLTDKEETQLLIRNKLKEIMMSVDIDEVTSKYIRQRLEEDLAMDLYKFKSYIDQEMMTILGQMDAATEIFPHVYLGSEWNASNLEELQNNGVGYILNVTKEIDNFYPGTFDYLNIRVYDDEKTELLKHWDRTFRYIAQVKDKGSKVLVHCKMGISRSASVVIAYAMKAFNMSLDEALSLVKKKRSCIKPNKAFCGQLKTYEGILDASRQRHNILWRSKSETNLKSTSAHANRPTQTNHENNNLSLNDNVDSSNNNDNRHKSSEELTAYEATYNALTVRIPSPCNGDEVRRPKSWSPDDHTAGLLFPQDSDQGGSDFGDSWRRSQSLNTQSWRAHVTVQQRDLRDIGTEGSPVEDNESDFPVAVVEAVNPLYTDNSSESTINEVSELQLSSSVKDRINEFESVQTVSQAAVKKSQNGKKGEVVQLQNTTTSSDDFSDQSSTAELEKAIETFLSPGIEDLQGSEPVVSQTKPAAQKHQAVLVPSHLWQEECSEIEESVDPMESPVGVPKEAITWPAGIVKRQKQDFEDKVKMSDSKTVPSCKDLDSPLSRQSSSSSLSSQFQRVEVIRSPSYGRQDSVGSDSVKRDDPFSAKLDKVFDREERKQQRLSTVSPLIGEVKETPSRNSSWGSFDSAVVLADRDFPSRQSSWGSCDTRGTAGTIASRNSSFGPYDIKQQPLREDPESVVPISNITGTYFEKDCGPFSPGTIRRNRSKNSETKEGIVDDVKMQSSEPEEIEDAMMEDLPQYKPVANVKAYGPAPYKSPVERVPPTDLNDEGMEEIPEGLDCHKNTLSVPVHIPDSTNPSASDKSQSIIISPGAPLGQSPMSDMDISSEKIVFNKTSPVTEDEVPVPGTVKQHKQLLESRTEGIEKEKLVTPNYNRSQSYSTSDTEKKEASPTSQLSRSFSEKRAKFEGQLEGETEEGKVKKITRALEQQKYDEKFQQLRIKGIRKRSHSLERLSTSPTSPGCSTQQFLDQLFDQTQAEVRELEEDLPSEEICVKSLVGKFEDSQEKMQHKVQTRNVRAKSDSSTPDKFVPPVPQRKSSLDYNFKPNLRAQSQPPPTPLRSSASGSSLSPVVKVPIHKPPPGGRGQTCGVEVRQKKQQGKTHPLTKLTRANRENYHTM, encoded by the exons ATGGATAGCCTCGAATCCAAGCGACCCCCATCGCCTGAGTCTCTTACAGACAA AGAAGAGACGCAGCTCCTAATTCGTAACAAACTGAAGGAGATTATGATGAGTGTGGACATCGATGAGGTCACATCCAAATACATCCGACAAAGGCTAGAGGAAGATCTAGCCATGGACCTTTATAAATTTAAGTCATACATTGACCAGGAGATGATGACCATCCTGGGCCAGATGGATGCTGCAACAGAGATCTTCCCTCATGTTTATTTGGGATCTGAGTGGAATGCTTCAAATCTAGAGGAATTGCAGAATAATGG GGTGGGTTATATACTCAATGTAACAAAGGAAATAGATAATTTCTATCCTGGAACATTTGACTACCTCAACATTCgtgtttatgatgatgagaaGACAGAACTCCTAAAACACTGGGACCGCACCTTTAGATATATTGCACAAGTCAA AGATAAAGGGTCAAAGGTCCTGGTACACTGCAAGATGGGCATCAGCAGGTCGGCCTCAGTAGTCATTGCATATGCTATGAAAGCTTTCAACATGAGTCTGGATGAAGCTCTTTCCCttgtgaagaagaagagaagctgcATCAAACCTAATAAGGCTTTCTGTGGTCAACTAAAGACTTATGAG GGTATTCTTGATGCCAGTAGGCAACGACATAACATTTTGTGGCGCAGCAAATCAGAGACAAATCTCAAGTCTACCTCAGCACATGCCAATCGACCAACTCAAACAAACCATGAAAACAATAATTTATCTCTTAATGATAATGtggacagcagcaacaacaatgataatagacataAAAGCTCAGAGGAGCTAACTGCATATGAAGCTACTTATAATGCCTTAACTGTGCGCATTCCATCTCCATGCAATGGAGATGAAGTGAGACGCCCAAAGTCATGGTCACCAGATGATCACACAGCTGGACTGTTGTTTCCTCAAGATTCTGACCAAG GTGGGAGTGACTTTGGAGACTCATGGCGCCGATCTCAATCACTTAATACACAGTCTTGGCGAGCACATGTAACAGTGCAGCAGAGGGACTTAAGAGATATTGGCACAGAGGGATCTCCAGTTGAAGACAATGAGAGTGACTTCCCTGTGGCAGTAGTTGAAGCAGTTAATCCACTATATACTGATAATTCATCTGAAAGTACGATTAACGAAGTTTCTGAACTCCAGCTGTCATCATCAGTCAAAGATAGGATCAATGAGTTTGAAAGTGTACAAACTGTAAGTCAAGCTGCAGTGAAAAAATCccagaatggaaagaaaggggaggttgTACAGTTGCAAAATACCACCACATCTAGTGATGATTTTAGTGACCAGTCAAGCACAGCTGAATTAGAAAAAGCTATAGAAACCTTTCTCTCCCCAGGCATTGAAGACCTGCAGGGTAGTGAGCCAGTAGTTTCACAAACTAAACCAGCTGCTCAGAAGCATCAGGCTGTTTTAGTACCATCACATCTTTGGCAAGAGGAATGTTCAGAAATAGAAGAAAGTGTGGATCCTATGGAGAGTCCAGTAGGAGTGCCAAAAGAAGCAATCACCTGGCCAGCAGGCATAGTAAAAAGGCAGAAACAAGACTTTGAAGACAAGGTAAAAATGAGTGATTCTAAGACAGTTCCTAGTTGCAAAGACCTTGATTCACCACTATCAAGGCAGAGTTCGTCTAGTTCGTTAAGTAGTCAATTTCAGAGGGTAGAAGTTATTAGGTCCCCCAGTTATGGACGTCAAGACTCAGTTGGATCAGACTCTGTAAAGAGGGATGACCCGTTTTCTGCTAAGCTTGATAAAGTGTTTGATCGTGAGGAGAGAAAACAGCAGAGACTGAGCACAGTTAGTCCCTTAATTGGGGAAGTAAAAGAGACTCCATCTCGCAACAGCTCATGGGGTTCCTTTGACAGTGCTGTAGTGTTAGCAGACAGAGACTTTCCCTCAAGACAGAGTTCATGGGGATCCTGTGACACAAGAGGAACAGCAGGCACTATAGCCTCTAGAAATAGTTCTTTTGGCCCCTATGATATTAAGCAACAGCCTCTTCGAGAAGATCCAGAGTCAGTAGTGCCAATAAGTAACATAACAGGAACCTACTTTGAAAAGGACTGTGGGCCATTTTCTCCAGGAACTATCAGAAGAAACCGGAGTAAAAATTCTGAAACCAAGGAAGgcattgttgatgatgttaagaTGCAATCTAGTGAACCAGAAGAAATTGAGGATGCCATGATGGAAGATTTGCCGCAATACAAACCAGTTGCAAATGTTAAGGCTTATGGGCCTGCTCCTTATAAAAGTCCTGTTGAAAGAGTTCCGCCAACAGATCTTAATgatgaaggaatggaagaaatcCCTGAAGGATTagattgtcataaaaatactctTAGTGTACCTGTTCACATTCCAGATAGTACAAATCCTTCAGCTTCTGACAAGTCCCAATCCATTATAATTAGCCCTGGTGCACCTCTTGGACAAAGCCCTATGTCTGATATGGATATTTCAAGTGAGAAGATTGTATTCAACAAAACTAGCCCAGTAACAGAGGATGAAGTTCCTGTTCCAGGCACAGTCAAACAACATAAGCAGCTACTTGAGAGCAGGACAGaaggaattgaaaaagaaaaacttgTAACACCAAATTACAATCGTTCTCAGAGTTATTCTACATCAGATACTGAGAAGAAAGAAGCAAGTCCAACAAGCCAGCTTAGTCGAAGTTTTTCAGAAAAAAGGGCAAAGTTTGAAGGGCAACTTGAAGGTGAAACAGAAGaaggcaaagtaaaaaaaataactcgAGCCCTTGAGCaacaaaaatatgatgaaaagttCCAGCAACTCAGAATAAAGGGTATTAGGAAAAGATCTCATAGTCTTGAGCGCCTTAGCACATCACCTACCTCTCCAGGTTGCTCTACACAGCAGTTTCTTGATCAGCTATTTGACCAGACTCAAGCTGAAGTTAGAGAACTAGAGGAAGATTTACCCAGTGAAGAGATTTGTGTGAAAAGTTTAGTTGGAAAATTTGAAGATTCTCAAGAAAAAATGCAACACAAGGTTCAGACTAGGAATGTTAGAGCCAAGTCTGATAGTTCAACTCCAGACAAGTTCGTACCACCTGTTCCTCAAAGAAAATCCAGTCTAGATTATAATTTTAAACCAAATCTTCGAGCACAATCCCAACCACCCCCAACTCCCTTACGGTCATCAGCATCAGGAAGTAGTCTTTCCCCAGTTGTGAAAGTGCCCATCCACAAGCCACCACCCGGAGGACGTGGCCAGACATGTGGGGTTGAAGTGCGGCAAAAGAAACAACAAGGAAAAACGCATCCTTTAACAAAGTTAACAAGAGCAAATAGGGAAAATTACCACACTATGTaa
- the ssh gene encoding uncharacterized protein ssh isoform X5 produces MYQWFMIACDSAEIPRYPETHLPRGENTCALAGAGGRTRKSPRRGWAAGGSGKRLRFPTAADGRMLMSCGWDSSALQTLHKSSSKAQDAHYFLGGLNHDWVGYYERGVASDQSCINEWNAMDSLESKRPPSPESLTDKEETQLLIRNKLKEIMMSVDIDEVTSKYIRQRLEEDLAMDLYKFKSYIDQEMMTILGQMDAATEIFPHVYLGSEWNASNLEELQNNGVGYILNVTKEIDNFYPGTFDYLNIRVYDDEKTELLKHWDRTFRYIAQVKDKGSKVLVHCKMGISRSASVVIAYAMKAFNMSLDEALSLVKKKRSCIKPNKAFCGQLKTYEGILDASRQRHNILWRSKSETNLKSTSAHANRPTQTNHENNNLSLNDNVDSSNNNDNRHKSSEELTAYEATYNALTVRIPSPCNGDEVRRPKSWSPDDHTAGLLFPQDSDQGGSDFGDSWRRSQSLNTQSWRAHVTVQQRDLRDIGTEGSPVEDNESDFPVAVVEAVNPLYTDNSSESTINEVSELQLSSSVKDRINEFESVQTVSQAAVKKSQNGKKGEVVQLQNTTTSSDDFSDQSSTAELEKAIETFLSPGIEDLQGSEPVVSQTKPAAQKHQAVLVPSHLWQEECSEIEESVDPMESPVGVPKEAITWPAGIVKRQKQDFEDKVKMSDSKTVPSCKDLDSPLSRQSSSSSLSSQFQRVEVIRSPSYGRQDSVGSDSVKRDDPFSAKLDKVFDREERKQQRLSTVSPLIGEVKETPSRNSSWGSFDSAVVLADRDFPSRQSSWGSCDTRGTAGTIASRNSSFGPYDIKQQPLREDPESVVPISNITGTYFEKDCGPFSPGTIRRNRSKNSETKEGIVDDVKMQSSEPEEIEDAMMEDLPQYKPVANVKAYGPAPYKSPVERVPPTDLNDEGMEEIPEGLDCHKNTLSVPVHIPDSTNPSASDKSQSIIISPGAPLGQSPMSDMDISSEKIVFNKTSPVTEDEVPVPGTVKQHKQLLESRTEGIEKEKLVTPNYNRSQSYSTSDTEKKEASPTSQLSRSFSEKRAKFEGQLEGETEEGKVKKITRALEQQKYDEKFQQLRIKGIRKRSHSLERLSTSPTSPGCSTQQFLDQLFDQTQAEVRELEEDLPSEEICVKSLVGKFEDSQEKMQHKVQTRNVRAKSDSSTPDKFVPPVPQRKSSLDYNFKPNLRAQSQPPPTPLRSSASGSSLSPVVKVPIHKPPPGGRGQTCGVEVRQKKQQGKTHPLTKLTRANRENYHTM; encoded by the exons GTCAGCGCTCCAGACCCTCCACAAATCCAGCTCTAAGGCTCAGGACGCCCACTATTTCCTCGGCGGCCTCAACCATGACTGGGTGGGCTACTACGAGCGGGGCGTGGCCTCCGACCAGTCCTGCATCAATGAGTGGAATGCTATGGATAGCCTCGAATCCAAGCGACCCCCATCGCCTGAGTCTCTTACAGACAA AGAAGAGACGCAGCTCCTAATTCGTAACAAACTGAAGGAGATTATGATGAGTGTGGACATCGATGAGGTCACATCCAAATACATCCGACAAAGGCTAGAGGAAGATCTAGCCATGGACCTTTATAAATTTAAGTCATACATTGACCAGGAGATGATGACCATCCTGGGCCAGATGGATGCTGCAACAGAGATCTTCCCTCATGTTTATTTGGGATCTGAGTGGAATGCTTCAAATCTAGAGGAATTGCAGAATAATGG GGTGGGTTATATACTCAATGTAACAAAGGAAATAGATAATTTCTATCCTGGAACATTTGACTACCTCAACATTCgtgtttatgatgatgagaaGACAGAACTCCTAAAACACTGGGACCGCACCTTTAGATATATTGCACAAGTCAA AGATAAAGGGTCAAAGGTCCTGGTACACTGCAAGATGGGCATCAGCAGGTCGGCCTCAGTAGTCATTGCATATGCTATGAAAGCTTTCAACATGAGTCTGGATGAAGCTCTTTCCCttgtgaagaagaagagaagctgcATCAAACCTAATAAGGCTTTCTGTGGTCAACTAAAGACTTATGAG GGTATTCTTGATGCCAGTAGGCAACGACATAACATTTTGTGGCGCAGCAAATCAGAGACAAATCTCAAGTCTACCTCAGCACATGCCAATCGACCAACTCAAACAAACCATGAAAACAATAATTTATCTCTTAATGATAATGtggacagcagcaacaacaatgataatagacataAAAGCTCAGAGGAGCTAACTGCATATGAAGCTACTTATAATGCCTTAACTGTGCGCATTCCATCTCCATGCAATGGAGATGAAGTGAGACGCCCAAAGTCATGGTCACCAGATGATCACACAGCTGGACTGTTGTTTCCTCAAGATTCTGACCAAG GTGGGAGTGACTTTGGAGACTCATGGCGCCGATCTCAATCACTTAATACACAGTCTTGGCGAGCACATGTAACAGTGCAGCAGAGGGACTTAAGAGATATTGGCACAGAGGGATCTCCAGTTGAAGACAATGAGAGTGACTTCCCTGTGGCAGTAGTTGAAGCAGTTAATCCACTATATACTGATAATTCATCTGAAAGTACGATTAACGAAGTTTCTGAACTCCAGCTGTCATCATCAGTCAAAGATAGGATCAATGAGTTTGAAAGTGTACAAACTGTAAGTCAAGCTGCAGTGAAAAAATCccagaatggaaagaaaggggaggttgTACAGTTGCAAAATACCACCACATCTAGTGATGATTTTAGTGACCAGTCAAGCACAGCTGAATTAGAAAAAGCTATAGAAACCTTTCTCTCCCCAGGCATTGAAGACCTGCAGGGTAGTGAGCCAGTAGTTTCACAAACTAAACCAGCTGCTCAGAAGCATCAGGCTGTTTTAGTACCATCACATCTTTGGCAAGAGGAATGTTCAGAAATAGAAGAAAGTGTGGATCCTATGGAGAGTCCAGTAGGAGTGCCAAAAGAAGCAATCACCTGGCCAGCAGGCATAGTAAAAAGGCAGAAACAAGACTTTGAAGACAAGGTAAAAATGAGTGATTCTAAGACAGTTCCTAGTTGCAAAGACCTTGATTCACCACTATCAAGGCAGAGTTCGTCTAGTTCGTTAAGTAGTCAATTTCAGAGGGTAGAAGTTATTAGGTCCCCCAGTTATGGACGTCAAGACTCAGTTGGATCAGACTCTGTAAAGAGGGATGACCCGTTTTCTGCTAAGCTTGATAAAGTGTTTGATCGTGAGGAGAGAAAACAGCAGAGACTGAGCACAGTTAGTCCCTTAATTGGGGAAGTAAAAGAGACTCCATCTCGCAACAGCTCATGGGGTTCCTTTGACAGTGCTGTAGTGTTAGCAGACAGAGACTTTCCCTCAAGACAGAGTTCATGGGGATCCTGTGACACAAGAGGAACAGCAGGCACTATAGCCTCTAGAAATAGTTCTTTTGGCCCCTATGATATTAAGCAACAGCCTCTTCGAGAAGATCCAGAGTCAGTAGTGCCAATAAGTAACATAACAGGAACCTACTTTGAAAAGGACTGTGGGCCATTTTCTCCAGGAACTATCAGAAGAAACCGGAGTAAAAATTCTGAAACCAAGGAAGgcattgttgatgatgttaagaTGCAATCTAGTGAACCAGAAGAAATTGAGGATGCCATGATGGAAGATTTGCCGCAATACAAACCAGTTGCAAATGTTAAGGCTTATGGGCCTGCTCCTTATAAAAGTCCTGTTGAAAGAGTTCCGCCAACAGATCTTAATgatgaaggaatggaagaaatcCCTGAAGGATTagattgtcataaaaatactctTAGTGTACCTGTTCACATTCCAGATAGTACAAATCCTTCAGCTTCTGACAAGTCCCAATCCATTATAATTAGCCCTGGTGCACCTCTTGGACAAAGCCCTATGTCTGATATGGATATTTCAAGTGAGAAGATTGTATTCAACAAAACTAGCCCAGTAACAGAGGATGAAGTTCCTGTTCCAGGCACAGTCAAACAACATAAGCAGCTACTTGAGAGCAGGACAGaaggaattgaaaaagaaaaacttgTAACACCAAATTACAATCGTTCTCAGAGTTATTCTACATCAGATACTGAGAAGAAAGAAGCAAGTCCAACAAGCCAGCTTAGTCGAAGTTTTTCAGAAAAAAGGGCAAAGTTTGAAGGGCAACTTGAAGGTGAAACAGAAGaaggcaaagtaaaaaaaataactcgAGCCCTTGAGCaacaaaaatatgatgaaaagttCCAGCAACTCAGAATAAAGGGTATTAGGAAAAGATCTCATAGTCTTGAGCGCCTTAGCACATCACCTACCTCTCCAGGTTGCTCTACACAGCAGTTTCTTGATCAGCTATTTGACCAGACTCAAGCTGAAGTTAGAGAACTAGAGGAAGATTTACCCAGTGAAGAGATTTGTGTGAAAAGTTTAGTTGGAAAATTTGAAGATTCTCAAGAAAAAATGCAACACAAGGTTCAGACTAGGAATGTTAGAGCCAAGTCTGATAGTTCAACTCCAGACAAGTTCGTACCACCTGTTCCTCAAAGAAAATCCAGTCTAGATTATAATTTTAAACCAAATCTTCGAGCACAATCCCAACCACCCCCAACTCCCTTACGGTCATCAGCATCAGGAAGTAGTCTTTCCCCAGTTGTGAAAGTGCCCATCCACAAGCCACCACCCGGAGGACGTGGCCAGACATGTGGGGTTGAAGTGCGGCAAAAGAAACAACAAGGAAAAACGCATCCTTTAACAAAGTTAACAAGAGCAAATAGGGAAAATTACCACACTATGTaa
- the ssh gene encoding uncharacterized protein ssh isoform X3 has product MCLLYNCNRYLQCTMLQTRAAIFPARLNPILGRASLPAPFALACARGAAGASARGAVELDAPSIFRAKVHHFDPYGANVPWSRFVSRVLLGAWARALFPASEGSANSRHHAGTLASLAAWSALQTLHKSSSKAQDAHYFLGGLNHDWVGYYERGVASDQSCINEWNAMDSLESKRPPSPESLTDKEETQLLIRNKLKEIMMSVDIDEVTSKYIRQRLEEDLAMDLYKFKSYIDQEMMTILGQMDAATEIFPHVYLGSEWNASNLEELQNNGVGYILNVTKEIDNFYPGTFDYLNIRVYDDEKTELLKHWDRTFRYIAQVKDKGSKVLVHCKMGISRSASVVIAYAMKAFNMSLDEALSLVKKKRSCIKPNKAFCGQLKTYEGILDASRQRHNILWRSKSETNLKSTSAHANRPTQTNHENNNLSLNDNVDSSNNNDNRHKSSEELTAYEATYNALTVRIPSPCNGDEVRRPKSWSPDDHTAGLLFPQDSDQGGSDFGDSWRRSQSLNTQSWRAHVTVQQRDLRDIGTEGSPVEDNESDFPVAVVEAVNPLYTDNSSESTINEVSELQLSSSVKDRINEFESVQTVSQAAVKKSQNGKKGEVVQLQNTTTSSDDFSDQSSTAELEKAIETFLSPGIEDLQGSEPVVSQTKPAAQKHQAVLVPSHLWQEECSEIEESVDPMESPVGVPKEAITWPAGIVKRQKQDFEDKVKMSDSKTVPSCKDLDSPLSRQSSSSSLSSQFQRVEVIRSPSYGRQDSVGSDSVKRDDPFSAKLDKVFDREERKQQRLSTVSPLIGEVKETPSRNSSWGSFDSAVVLADRDFPSRQSSWGSCDTRGTAGTIASRNSSFGPYDIKQQPLREDPESVVPISNITGTYFEKDCGPFSPGTIRRNRSKNSETKEGIVDDVKMQSSEPEEIEDAMMEDLPQYKPVANVKAYGPAPYKSPVERVPPTDLNDEGMEEIPEGLDCHKNTLSVPVHIPDSTNPSASDKSQSIIISPGAPLGQSPMSDMDISSEKIVFNKTSPVTEDEVPVPGTVKQHKQLLESRTEGIEKEKLVTPNYNRSQSYSTSDTEKKEASPTSQLSRSFSEKRAKFEGQLEGETEEGKVKKITRALEQQKYDEKFQQLRIKGIRKRSHSLERLSTSPTSPGCSTQQFLDQLFDQTQAEVRELEEDLPSEEICVKSLVGKFEDSQEKMQHKVQTRNVRAKSDSSTPDKFVPPVPQRKSSLDYNFKPNLRAQSQPPPTPLRSSASGSSLSPVVKVPIHKPPPGGRGQTCGVEVRQKKQQGKTHPLTKLTRANRENYHTM; this is encoded by the exons ATGTGCCTTCTTTATAATTGCAACAGATACCTGCAATGTACAATGTTGCAGACGAGAGCAGCCATCTTTCCCGCGCGACTAAACCCAATCTTGGGCAGGGCCTCTCTACCTGCACCCTTTGCCCTCGCCTGTGCGCGTGGTGCTGCCGGCGCCTCAGCTCGCGGTGCCGTG GAACTGGACGCACCCTCCATCTTCCGGGCTAAAGTACATCATTTTGATCCTTATGGCGCCAATGTCCCCTGGTCGAGATTTGTTTCGCGCGTTCTGCTGGGGGCGTGGGCAAGGGCACTCTTTCCTGCGTCGGAGGGCAGTGCCAATTCGCGTCATCACGCAGGGACATTGGCTTCTCTTGCCGCCTG GTCAGCGCTCCAGACCCTCCACAAATCCAGCTCTAAGGCTCAGGACGCCCACTATTTCCTCGGCGGCCTCAACCATGACTGGGTGGGCTACTACGAGCGGGGCGTGGCCTCCGACCAGTCCTGCATCAATGAGTGGAATGCTATGGATAGCCTCGAATCCAAGCGACCCCCATCGCCTGAGTCTCTTACAGACAA AGAAGAGACGCAGCTCCTAATTCGTAACAAACTGAAGGAGATTATGATGAGTGTGGACATCGATGAGGTCACATCCAAATACATCCGACAAAGGCTAGAGGAAGATCTAGCCATGGACCTTTATAAATTTAAGTCATACATTGACCAGGAGATGATGACCATCCTGGGCCAGATGGATGCTGCAACAGAGATCTTCCCTCATGTTTATTTGGGATCTGAGTGGAATGCTTCAAATCTAGAGGAATTGCAGAATAATGG GGTGGGTTATATACTCAATGTAACAAAGGAAATAGATAATTTCTATCCTGGAACATTTGACTACCTCAACATTCgtgtttatgatgatgagaaGACAGAACTCCTAAAACACTGGGACCGCACCTTTAGATATATTGCACAAGTCAA AGATAAAGGGTCAAAGGTCCTGGTACACTGCAAGATGGGCATCAGCAGGTCGGCCTCAGTAGTCATTGCATATGCTATGAAAGCTTTCAACATGAGTCTGGATGAAGCTCTTTCCCttgtgaagaagaagagaagctgcATCAAACCTAATAAGGCTTTCTGTGGTCAACTAAAGACTTATGAG GGTATTCTTGATGCCAGTAGGCAACGACATAACATTTTGTGGCGCAGCAAATCAGAGACAAATCTCAAGTCTACCTCAGCACATGCCAATCGACCAACTCAAACAAACCATGAAAACAATAATTTATCTCTTAATGATAATGtggacagcagcaacaacaatgataatagacataAAAGCTCAGAGGAGCTAACTGCATATGAAGCTACTTATAATGCCTTAACTGTGCGCATTCCATCTCCATGCAATGGAGATGAAGTGAGACGCCCAAAGTCATGGTCACCAGATGATCACACAGCTGGACTGTTGTTTCCTCAAGATTCTGACCAAG GTGGGAGTGACTTTGGAGACTCATGGCGCCGATCTCAATCACTTAATACACAGTCTTGGCGAGCACATGTAACAGTGCAGCAGAGGGACTTAAGAGATATTGGCACAGAGGGATCTCCAGTTGAAGACAATGAGAGTGACTTCCCTGTGGCAGTAGTTGAAGCAGTTAATCCACTATATACTGATAATTCATCTGAAAGTACGATTAACGAAGTTTCTGAACTCCAGCTGTCATCATCAGTCAAAGATAGGATCAATGAGTTTGAAAGTGTACAAACTGTAAGTCAAGCTGCAGTGAAAAAATCccagaatggaaagaaaggggaggttgTACAGTTGCAAAATACCACCACATCTAGTGATGATTTTAGTGACCAGTCAAGCACAGCTGAATTAGAAAAAGCTATAGAAACCTTTCTCTCCCCAGGCATTGAAGACCTGCAGGGTAGTGAGCCAGTAGTTTCACAAACTAAACCAGCTGCTCAGAAGCATCAGGCTGTTTTAGTACCATCACATCTTTGGCAAGAGGAATGTTCAGAAATAGAAGAAAGTGTGGATCCTATGGAGAGTCCAGTAGGAGTGCCAAAAGAAGCAATCACCTGGCCAGCAGGCATAGTAAAAAGGCAGAAACAAGACTTTGAAGACAAGGTAAAAATGAGTGATTCTAAGACAGTTCCTAGTTGCAAAGACCTTGATTCACCACTATCAAGGCAGAGTTCGTCTAGTTCGTTAAGTAGTCAATTTCAGAGGGTAGAAGTTATTAGGTCCCCCAGTTATGGACGTCAAGACTCAGTTGGATCAGACTCTGTAAAGAGGGATGACCCGTTTTCTGCTAAGCTTGATAAAGTGTTTGATCGTGAGGAGAGAAAACAGCAGAGACTGAGCACAGTTAGTCCCTTAATTGGGGAAGTAAAAGAGACTCCATCTCGCAACAGCTCATGGGGTTCCTTTGACAGTGCTGTAGTGTTAGCAGACAGAGACTTTCCCTCAAGACAGAGTTCATGGGGATCCTGTGACACAAGAGGAACAGCAGGCACTATAGCCTCTAGAAATAGTTCTTTTGGCCCCTATGATATTAAGCAACAGCCTCTTCGAGAAGATCCAGAGTCAGTAGTGCCAATAAGTAACATAACAGGAACCTACTTTGAAAAGGACTGTGGGCCATTTTCTCCAGGAACTATCAGAAGAAACCGGAGTAAAAATTCTGAAACCAAGGAAGgcattgttgatgatgttaagaTGCAATCTAGTGAACCAGAAGAAATTGAGGATGCCATGATGGAAGATTTGCCGCAATACAAACCAGTTGCAAATGTTAAGGCTTATGGGCCTGCTCCTTATAAAAGTCCTGTTGAAAGAGTTCCGCCAACAGATCTTAATgatgaaggaatggaagaaatcCCTGAAGGATTagattgtcataaaaatactctTAGTGTACCTGTTCACATTCCAGATAGTACAAATCCTTCAGCTTCTGACAAGTCCCAATCCATTATAATTAGCCCTGGTGCACCTCTTGGACAAAGCCCTATGTCTGATATGGATATTTCAAGTGAGAAGATTGTATTCAACAAAACTAGCCCAGTAACAGAGGATGAAGTTCCTGTTCCAGGCACAGTCAAACAACATAAGCAGCTACTTGAGAGCAGGACAGaaggaattgaaaaagaaaaacttgTAACACCAAATTACAATCGTTCTCAGAGTTATTCTACATCAGATACTGAGAAGAAAGAAGCAAGTCCAACAAGCCAGCTTAGTCGAAGTTTTTCAGAAAAAAGGGCAAAGTTTGAAGGGCAACTTGAAGGTGAAACAGAAGaaggcaaagtaaaaaaaataactcgAGCCCTTGAGCaacaaaaatatgatgaaaagttCCAGCAACTCAGAATAAAGGGTATTAGGAAAAGATCTCATAGTCTTGAGCGCCTTAGCACATCACCTACCTCTCCAGGTTGCTCTACACAGCAGTTTCTTGATCAGCTATTTGACCAGACTCAAGCTGAAGTTAGAGAACTAGAGGAAGATTTACCCAGTGAAGAGATTTGTGTGAAAAGTTTAGTTGGAAAATTTGAAGATTCTCAAGAAAAAATGCAACACAAGGTTCAGACTAGGAATGTTAGAGCCAAGTCTGATAGTTCAACTCCAGACAAGTTCGTACCACCTGTTCCTCAAAGAAAATCCAGTCTAGATTATAATTTTAAACCAAATCTTCGAGCACAATCCCAACCACCCCCAACTCCCTTACGGTCATCAGCATCAGGAAGTAGTCTTTCCCCAGTTGTGAAAGTGCCCATCCACAAGCCACCACCCGGAGGACGTGGCCAGACATGTGGGGTTGAAGTGCGGCAAAAGAAACAACAAGGAAAAACGCATCCTTTAACAAAGTTAACAAGAGCAAATAGGGAAAATTACCACACTATGTaa